aaaaatttagggtattttcaggattttttttcttacaataaaaaaaagtgataaacgatatttaaattttttgggcttgttatttaacttcttttaaagggttttccaataagaggtattgttcccgtaaaagatcaatggtttcgttgcttgtgtggcacgtagcgccgtcttgtttaaaataaacgttgtccagatcaatactatccTATTCCGGTCAAAAAATCGTTAagcatctctcgatagcgcaatccattcaccgtaactgttgctccagcttcattttcgaaaaagtaaggtccaatgactccgccggaccataaaccgcacagcaccaaacagtcacacgttgaggatagagaagcttttcaacaataactcttggaatttctgagccccaaatccgacaattttgcttgttgacgaagccaccgaggtggaaatcggcctcatcactcaaggtgatttttcgatggaattccgtatcattttcatgcatttcaacggcccaatcagcaaagacacgacgttgttgatgatcggccggcttgagtttttgtgttaactggactttataagcctcaagacccaaatctttaggcaaaatacggtgtaatgacgtttgtggagtgcttaattccaaagaacgacgagaaatggacaaacctggattttcttcaacactgccgactacaacagcaatattttcggctgttcggctgttcttgagcgacgtgcacgggttttatttttcacatcacTGACTGGTTCCAACAGcacaattttttcaccaatttctgtattgcggtccgacaaggtgcttcacgatgacccaaaaatgttcgagttttacgaaccgtctctgccaaatttatagtgaattttaataatttcaatgcgttgtttaaccgtgaattttattaatggcgtagtttctacttgccaaatatcaaaaaatgacagcttcaaaagtagcaggctattcaaaataacacccgttattggaaaaccctttacatacaaaaatgaaaaaaaaaatttaattttaaaaatggcctGCAGTTGACCATCCCataaaattggacctggacggtgttgaccattttggctcttctatttatctgaaacacaaaaaccaaaaaaattattattcagtatgactgttgctacatatgtacatatgtcccgtactagaatacaaaaaacaaaaaaaaacaaaaaaaaaattggcaaagtggcgtggttttgaatttgacactctaaaactcggtttttttcatttttttagtcaaaaaatacgaaataattgaaataataatatgattttagTACGGGCGTAGCCATTGATGATTCactacatataaaaatttcaaacgattcggttgaatagtttttttttttttgacaacaccaggctgaaaaaagtagttttaagataatttagtttaaagttttgagagtggataaGGTGACCACTGATGCCGCcacgtgacgaatctgactctacctgctaaaacggctgtagaatcgaaaatactgggattatccttccaaaaatttggcagtatattcttaaaagtctAGACTTTcgaattataaaagaaaatcgtttttttgaaaattctggaacACAGGGACCCCTTAAACagcatggggaatgtttatactgcaccaccaacaacaacaacataaacttttactaatttctaatcagtaaaaaaactaagattttgtcaTCTTCAGagtatccctcgaacgcctccgatccaaacgtggcattccctgaccagttcgctcggctatcggagtaaatattaaacttcttaacagttattacgcaagtaagtagccagtcagctgcttctttgattgcgacCACCTATGTTTGGAACACACAGCTCTGTGCGCGCAAACtacacaaattaattaattaattttgctacaacaacaagagcTGCCTTTGACCAAGTTAACCATTTAAAGTTCTTATTCCAATCGGGCAACATTATTGATGCCATCTTTCCTCTTTGTTTGTTAGCCTTTATTTCATATTCACCCATACATTTACTCCCCTCCTCGTAGTGGCGTATTCCTGAAGCAGAGATTGAACACATTTTCCATGCGGACACTCAGGATCAGCAAAAGCGTATTTTAGAAAACTTTGGCAAAACGCTGCCGGTAACAAATCGGTATGTattgtttttacttattaaaattccaaaaaaatattctaattcaCAACTTTTCAACTGCATTTGCCAGCACTTTGAATGGTTCGGTgcgtttttgtgaaaaatgcaaaataatcaaACCAGATCGCGCCCACCACTGCAGTGTCTGCGGCAGCTGTGTACTCAAAATGGATCATCATTGTCCGTGGGTGAACAATTGCGTCAACTTTACGAACTACAAATTTTTTGTACTCTTTCTGGGTTATGCGTTACTTTACTGTCTGTACGTGGCCTTAACATCGTTGGAATACTTCATACGATTTTGGCGGGTAAGCAGTCATCAAACAAATCAACCTCTTTTACTCCCTGTATGCATGTAGCATGTTTTGATCAagtagttgttgttattatttacaCTGTActtcatacaaaaaaacaaaaaacaaaaacaatcgtACAAAAATGAAGTCGGAACTTTCACAACAGGGCGATTTGAATGGTGGCATGGGACGTTTTCACATTTTGTTCCTGTTCTTTGTGTCGCTGATGTTTGCCATAAGTTTGGTCAGCCTGTTTGGCTATCACATCTACTTGACGCTCATGAATCGCACGACGTTAGGTAAGCGggaatgccaaaaaaaaaaaaaaaaaattaaaaataaaaaagaatgtaaagtggattaaattttgtaatttttttttttatttattaaaatccaTTGTAGAGGCTTTCCGCGCGCCAATTTTCCGCATAGGTGGTCCAGATAAGAATGGCTATAATTTAGGCAAGTATGCCAATTTCCAAGAAGTGTTCGGCGACAACTGGAGACTGTGGTTCTTGCCAGTCTACTcgaggtaaatatttttatgtgtttatgGGAAAATATCTTAAGTGTTTAACGCGTCTTGGTTTATTCACTATTTCACTATGtgcagtgtatgtgtgtgtgcagcttttttgtttctctcacaatttctgattatttgctTTAGAATGTGCACTAAATAATCCCATTTCCTGTGTCTTATATTTAATTCcaatagatatttaattttttttcgtttattgcaCTACTTTTGCTGTTAAGATCTGCTGAAGTTACCTGATTGTACATAGCACGTTTatacagttttgtttttgttttttgcaaaaatagaaaaattaaaaaaaaaattaacattttttttatacaaaattttttttttttttaaatataaaaaaagtttaaataaaaatattgtaaaatacagTTATTTGGCAAATTGAAAACATAAATGTTTATTTCAGTGAATTTCACAATTTGCAATGATGTGGACATacgattttcattatttaaaattgtaatttgtaaaattttttaattaattgtaagGTGCATACATTTTAATCTAAGCTTTTGATAAGATAATCCATAAATCAGAAACAAGTCCCGCAAACaaagtataaatttattttgtcaataCAAATCTAGTCAAATAAGTCAAGTCGTAAGAGGGCTGTTGAAATCACTAAgtctaaaatattaaacaaacagcaacaaaatgcGAATAATTCAATGActactattataaaaaaaatgtatcaaaccTTCGACTACTGTAAACCCCCATATTGACTAAACGCAAGTTTCGATGTTCCGCTTTAATATCCgcctaatattttaaatatttcgttgCTTAAggagtcccggtggtctaggctcgaaaatttagggtattttcaggaattttttttacaatcaaataagtgaaaaacgatatttaaatttttaaggctTTTTGTTTAACTGCTTTTAcatatgaaacaattttttttatttaaataaatttttttttattttcatttaaacatttttttatttaatataaataaattttttttatttaaacattttttagttataaaaattttaaatttttacagtttttcaaattattaaaatgttttttcttatttaattattttactaaaaaattttattttattatttaccttaaatttaacttcttttacatacaaagataaacaacaaattattttatttttttattttatttataaaactttttttttatttacattaatttttttctttatctaaagatttgtttaattattaaaatttaatttttttctttaaatttgatttaaatttgacTTCTTTACATATGTACcaagatgaaaaaaattgtatttcattttttttttttattttattgaaaaattttttttttaattattattttatttaaaattttttttcttatttaaactaatttctttttctttatttaaagatttttttatttttttattgtattttatttaaaaaacattttttttattaaaattaatttttttctttatttaaagatttttttaactattaaaatttaaatttttttctttaaatttaatttaaattgaacttcttttacataaaaaaatgaaaaaaattgtatttaatttttttagtttatttaaccatttttttatttaaactaattgttttctttatttaaagattttttaaattattaaaattaaattttatttatttttattattatttattttaattatgtttttttttctttatttaaaaatcattaaatttaattttttttattaatttaaactattttaacaaaaaaaattaatttaaataaaaaaaaatgtaataaaataataaaaaaaaaatttttttaatgaaattattatgttttttttttcatttttgtatataatataagttaaataaaaagccaaatttaatttaaaaaattaaaaaaaaacttgaattttaataatttagaaaatggcgctgaagttgaccctcccgaaaaataggatctggacggtgttgtccattttggctcttctatttatctgaaatacaaaaaccaaaaaaattattaatcagtatgactgtagccatgtcccgtactagaataaaaaacaaacaaaaaaagttacaaaatggcgcggttttgaatttgacactctaaatatcggatttttttcagttttttaaccaaaaaattagaaataattaaaataataatgaaagttcgaaggtgtgatatcacacgatcttggtgaccAATCCACTGGTTCGAGACGAAAAATaagttgctcaccgaaacgccaacgcagtaaatccattgcacgggctgtatggcaagtaacgACCTCCGCggccttgttggaaccaaatgttgtggagatcataGGCTTCAATTTCCCTatggggaaaaagtacctccaatctgatgaTTACCCTTTATATGCAATTTATTAAGGGAAATTACAAATATTCGCTGGTGTAGTTCAGTAGCTCTTTTACTCTGTTTCTCTCTCTCTGTAAACTCTCTTTGTTCAACGCACCACAAAAGTGCATTATAGATTTTGACTTAGTACACTTAATTATTGAATTATCTTTATGCGGATACCCATTCCAATTCCTTCAAACAACTTCCTTTGCTCTTCCCACTGTGTAAACATTTGAGTGCCTACTTAGCAATCTTTTAATGTGTAATACAAGAAGCGCTGCGCACACAAAacgattaataaaatattcaaataacacCCTAATCACCTGTGTTCGTAAATGCTCGGAGAGATtttactaaaaactaaaaaaaaaaaaaatcaactaaatgcaaatatttttcattaccgAAACTCGGGCTTGTCACAGTGTCGGCGATGGATTGACGTACACAACGCAAAAGCAGCATCAGATGCAATCGTACGACTCCATGGGCGATACCACACAACAATCCAGGTTAGCAAACGAACCAATAACCATTCAAAATGAGTACGCAGTTAAGTGCAAATGTAGTCTAACCGCTTGGCGACGCGCTCGTACGTAGAACaagacaaaaaatgtatattcacacttttgttgaattttttgtattgtacgCTACGCTACGCATTTGTTCTTTAACCAATTGATTTTACATTTAATTGTCCATTTTCTCTTATGTTTGAGTAATTTGCCCATTCACatctttttgttattgttattgccaTTATTTATGCCACATCAAACAAAACGAAACAAACACCCTCAGCCAACATCATCAACTCATACGCAGAGACTATGGAATGCCGCCGAATGCCGCTGGCGGGACTATAGGCCCAATATCTGCTGCTACCGCTGCAACGAATGGCGCTGAGCCTAACGGGCTGGTGGACATAATATCAGTTAAGCCAGCGCCAGTGGAAATGACAGCGAGTAACGCAGCCGCAGCAGCGAACGACGGCGACAGCACCGTTATAGTCATGCCAGTTTTGGACACTGCCAACGGGAATGTGatcattaatatgaaaaatatggaaACATGTAACGACGACGAACAGCAGGAATGCGCGGTTGCAAACGCTTAGAAGAAAATTGCTGAGAGAAATCCAACAATGCCGTAGAGTGCATTTATATTATACTTTACCTATTTGTAGCTACTAGAACGCGAAGTAATGGGGCACACTGTGCGGCGAAAATTATCATTAGCATAAGCGTATGAAGAGCAGATTCCTTAAATATCTCATAGTATATGCCAGGGAATTGAAATATCCATATCGATTTCAGCAGTCAATTGCAATACCGGTCTTAGGccttattttttaagcaaaccGATTTCGAGttaatatcaaaatttatacattAACGATGCGCAAATCAATAGAATCCTCCAAATTTTATGCTGTAGGTTGGCAACCAAGATTTGAAAGCGTTTAAGCGCACAATGACTGAAATGGTAGCAAACAACTTATCAGCAGTGGCAGCATTCTGATATTCGCCAACATTTAACTCTTAGAGTACGAAGTCTATTTTATAGCATAAAGGACGGAGTGGGTTAACTTGGGTCCCCCAAACGAAAAATTTaccttataattataaataaattaataatagaaTGCCACTAATAAGTTTTTATACAGGATTGAAAATAAAACTCTACTAACTAAAGggcgaaaaaaagaaagaaattatttacgaTATTACTAAGGGTTAAACAACGTCACTGACGGTTACTTGATGTGAATTGGGCAACTACTATAGCTCACTTCCGCGTGAAATTTTCTGGCAACTGCAATGAAATGCCTTCAAAAGTGTACTCGAATAGCCATTAAAATTTCTGGCAACTGCAGTGAAATGTACTTCCGAGTGCAGAAAATTATGAAATGCACTTCCGAGTGCAGAAAATTTCACGCGGGCGTGCATTTCTTTGCAGTTCCCATAAAATTTCACACGGAAGTAAATCACAAAACCTGCCCGAACATCTgaattttcgacaaaaaaaaaaaactacattcaCATCAGTAGCTTCCGCTTTTAgtcaaaaaatatagaaaaatattttaaatactttaatgCTACTTTTATGACATTAGATTTTAGAGCTGAAGCAGTGAATGCCTAATAATTTAGTTATTGCATTCAAATTAAGAAAAGTATAAAGGCAAGAGCTAAAATTCCCCTCCGTTACGCTAAAAATTTGTGGTTAGGAAATTTcaccacaaagaaaaaaaatttataatttttcctagAGTGATTTTGAAGAGTTCTATTGGTTTTTTGTTGTGTGTAGAAATTTGCTAACTGTGATTTATTAGAGTAACGCGCCGAGAACGTGTAAACAAagaactaaacataacctcaccTCAATACCAGCGCCGCCGCAATGGGTCTGTTCCGTTTGTTGCAGCAACATATTTGACTGACTTCTTTGTACTCTACTACACCTCAGATTAAGGGCAGCATGAAAATTCGATTCATATTCCATGCGAATGCGTAAATGAGGtgtgaaagcaaaatttataaaatttatttgcccGTCCACCCGGCTAAGAATGTTTAAGTGTTCCAAATGTGTGATGCGCCTAAAAGATGCAAGGCAAGAAATAAATTCTTTGTGGCTTATGACCGAATTGATTACTTATTGTGCTGTAAATttagcaaaactaaaaaaatataaaaaaaaaaaacaaaaaaaaaaacaaacaaaaaaaaacaaaaaaaaaaaataatgatgaaaattcctttacatatttttttaattttttttttttttaatttttttcgtagctGTGCGCGTAGGCGAATTGAATAGTAAAGGTTGCGTTTTCCCAGTTACttcatttttcgcgatttttacAACATACTATGGTGCCAGAATTAAAGTATTGCCGCATataaaccaaagaaaaaagtacgaGTATTTCGTAGTGTATAAACCGGTTTTTGTTGGTTGCGAAATGCCATACAAAATTAAGTCCTATTGAGGTGAAAGAGAgttttaaggtagtagtctggtcaaatacacattttttatagatattttttaggaatttttttttttatgcaaataaaatgcaatcgttttgattttatagcatgttattattgacaacaaatagtatacaaaaatattttttttctttttacatatttttttgtagtagtgggGCACCAAAATAAGCGTCTGAAAAAAAAGATAGgcggcttgtcaacaggattttggctcttcagggcAACTGAAACGACAACGTTAAActaattattattctgtaggcttgtcattctggcaggtgctacaatgccaaaatttttttttttaaattttataacaaaatggcggacttttgaaaaaaaaggtatgtttttcgggtggaaatcagACTGTATCGTATGGAAAGTTAGGactgaaaagaaacgaaagtagcacctgccagaactACTGATCTGTGGGATAGCTGATGAAAATTTCAGATCAATcggttaaataaaatacatagaaGACCTACAGGATCGTTGACAGACcagaaaaacgttgttttgagaaaaacgctccAGAGCGCCCgaacgccctttgttaattgttgaataactcgaaaagtatttgtcagattcacttcaagttttcacacaatatttttaagatattacactctaagaaaatgtaaaaaaaaagttttttaatttaaaaattaattaatttttaaaatattgtgtgaaaacttGAATctgacaaaaagaaaattttttttttttaatttattaatttttaaataaaaaaaaaaaaaatttttcaatttttaaccagactactaccttaagggATTACGTGGGTTTCGTCATGTTAAAAAGacctattttccatttttttttctatgtaaaaaattatttatttaattcaaacttttttctgtcttatagatatgtactatacatatttaaggaataatttctgaaattaaaaaaaaaaaaacaaaaaatgaaaactcctccattgtgacgtcatatccggtgacccctcgaaaaaaggtgcgtcgccgttgtcagcataactccttaCAGGATcatccaaaatgaaaaaaaaatagtgttttagttaaggccataaactcgtgcttgaacgaaggaaagaaaaaaaaagtaaaacttggAATTgtggcagacatttttgcaaaaaaatgaaaattgcggtcaaatttgcttgacattttgtttttgtttttttaaatagttgtaattgaaaaaaaaaatccttcgtccaagcacgagtaaattgtatctcgaacacctgtgtcaaatttcatcaagatcggttaaGTAGCTTTCgaaaacatttgacaaccgactttgaaaacacagttccgagaaaattgcgtttaaagttttgagtaacaataaaagtggcttggagcgcacaccttccaaaggctggatctccgaaactattattcggatcaacttgaaaatttaggatgatATTCTTGAGAtgatgtagaaattaataagcaaaaaaaaaatcgatttttttaacccccgaaacccatgtaaccccttaatagaaTTCATGGCAGTCAGAAACGGTGGGTGCGACTATAACTTCGAGATCGGGACgcacatttatttatgaaatgatTAGGATGAAACGGATCCATTGTGACGGAGCTATTAGTCCGTAATGCCAAAGCGATTCACTGGCATTGCGTGCAAAATGCAGAGGAATGCTGGTGTATGCAAACAAATCAGTTGTTGGTTGCCTACATTGCAGTTGTGTAGGACTTTTTCCGTACGGCAAAAATAGCAAGTTGGCGCACTTTGGTGCTGCATTCCGGCAAGATGCGCAACACAAAGAATGTGTCAATCTCCATACAAATACAGACAATTATTGCAGCTATCAGTTAAATTTGCTGCCGTAATTAATGCAACGGATGTATGCTGGCGCACCTAACACTCGTATAAAGACAAGAATAGGCCGTTTACTGCCCTTTCCACTAACAAAACTCGGCTAGGAAATGAAACACTCAAAAACCAATTGGAATCTAAACTGATTCTAGTTAGTTTTCGCTGCTTCCTGTTGAATAAAGACAAGTGCTAAAAATATGACTAAGAAACGTCGTAGCGGCGGACACTGCAAACATAATCGTGGGCTTGTGAAGCCTGTACGCTGCACCAATTCGGCGCGCTTCGTTCCAAAAGATAAAGCCATTGCTTTTAGAATAATTAAATATTGCAAGCGTTGAATTTTTAGACGCATAACTTAATTTCGTAATTATTTAGAATGACATTAGCAGTTTAGCGTTGGCGAGTGTCAGAATGCCGCTTcacattttctaaaatttatttaaacttgaCGCAAATTGCATTTTGTTAGCATTTAAGAATCGTTATTTAATCGTATTACAAATGTTTTAGAGTGGactaagtaattaaaaaaaaaaaaacaaaaaaaaaaatgttcgcaaaaaaaaattagcaaagctcgtatttaagttaaaaaaaaattattttatgaaattatgcCTTAATGTTAAAAACAATCGAACacgaatatttataattaaattactaTAAAGTAAAATCGAATTGTTTAATTGCATTTGTTTCACATTTCGTAATGCACTTGAAACATAACCTAAAAAACGAGTGTATAGCTTAGTTAGTAAAGTAGTTTAAAGTAAATGTATGCTTAGCTTAAGCTTTTGAtacttttatgcaaaattaattgccattaatttcatgaaattaaaatgttgAACCTTTTACAagcaaaatttgtaattattttaattagatCCCTATTTTCATGTAATTGAAGCATCTTTTGCCGTCTTATGGAGAAATGGAAATAGTGAACGCATACAATAACGTTAGAGAATGGCTTCCAGCTCACTTCATGTCTCCTTAgaatgtggttttttttttggttttttttttcaaatattaacatttgcatTTTTGCTCTGTACCCATAtatttgttgtatattttccTTGCTGTCTACATTTATCATCGAACACTCAATATCTTCAATAtgctaagtatgtatgtacatatttgtattctcgACTTGAAATTGTAATTTGTTTTCTATCTAACTACCTAACTACTATACCACTACAGCCATATGCCtctaattacatatatacgaaATCAGAGTTTGATATaatctttaaaaatataaacatttgtaAGAATTTTCTAAGTAAAAACTGGCATTTTGCgaaataaatttgtgtttttaatttgccAAATTAGCTTGCGatatatataccatacatatatatatgtttgtatgtgtgtgtgtgtgtcactTGAGTTGTTGGACGTAGTTTTTGcagtaaataaagatttctcAGATTGCATATTCATTTTAGCCAATAAGTGGTAGTGCATGCAAGTTGGAATTTCCTTACTTTTTACTCTACTACACCTCAGTTTAAGGGCAGCATCAAAATTCGATTCATATTCCATGCGGATGTGTAAATGAGGTATgcaagcaaaatttataaaatttatttgcatgaCTCGCGTCTATGGATTTTTAAGTGTTCCAAATGTGTGTGATGCGCCTAAAAGATGCAAGGCAAGAAACAAATTCCTTGTGTTTTGTGAGCGAATTGATTACTAGGTATTGTTGctgtaaatttaacaaaactaatttcCGAAATCGTGATGTATAGTCCAGGAGcgaggggtcgattttggactgcgtttttataccgttagattcttgactatacttgtgatttagctttcatgaataacgaaagtgaacgtcagctggcgcacccgcggtgggtgtgattgtgggagggtacgaaacgtgtcaaaaaaaaattcctctcaactcattttataccggctgaaatttttttcatgtgttcttgacatttagtagaataaaaaaaatagtcagctgcgacGTAGAGgcgggaaaatacgtcagctgaacaggcgaacttgtaaaataaattcaaaagtaaaactactCTATGCGGagactgaaattttttcacataattttggacacatgaaaatataataatgatagtcagctgcgtttatagcggtgggaagaccgtcagccgaagcattgaaaattccgcgcgccgccgagatgtatgaacgcaatgatacattctcaCAAAAGTGAGTTTCGAGCAAAAAGCTAATATCCAATCGactttaccgaaacatttgaattgatgaaaaaagtttatggcgatgattgtctatctcgtgcctgagttcatgagtggtttacacgtttcagagatggttataaggacataaatgacaagaAACAAAtgagccgcccaaaatcagtaatctccgaaaactccattgaaattgttcgtaaatttatcaaaaattaaccgaaatcaacgttaaaattcatggaatcggagttgaatatctccaaaacatcgatttatcgcattttactGATAATT
The sequence above is drawn from the Anastrepha obliqua isolate idAnaObli1 chromosome 4, idAnaObli1_1.0, whole genome shotgun sequence genome and encodes:
- the LOC129243988 gene encoding palmitoyltransferase ZDHHC20-B isoform X3 codes for the protein MPATMGNYDSDGKKSTPCASCMAALKWIPVIFISAVIAWSYYAYVVQLCLLSIDNTFEKIVFLIFYHIICVLFFWSYWNTIFTPVGTVPSNWRIPEAEIEHIFHADTQDQQKRILENFGKTLPVTNRTLNGSVRFCEKCKIIKPDRAHHCSVCGSCVLKMDHHCPWVNNCVNFTNYKFFVLFLGYALLYCLYVALTSLEYFIRFWRSELSQQGDLNGGMGRFHILFLFFVSLMFAISLVSLFGYHIYLTLMNRTTLEAFRAPIFRIGGPDKNGYNLGKYANFQEVFGDNWRLWFLPVYSSVGDGLTYTTQKQHQMQSYDSMGDTTQQSSMGDGISYPIRHLEEDAESLLGNSETRIEMEEDVFPETRFHSSYIP
- the LOC129243988 gene encoding palmitoyltransferase ZDHHC20-B isoform X2, translated to MPATMGNYDSDGKKSTPCASCMAALKWIPVIFISAVIAWSYYAYVVQLCLLSIDNTFEKIVFLIFYHIICVLFFWSYWNTIFTPVGTVPSNWRIPEAEIEHIFHADTQDQQKRILENFGKTLPVTNRTLNGSVRFCEKCKIIKPDRAHHCSVCGSCVLKMDHHCPWVNNCVNFTNYKFFVLFLGYALLYCLYVALTSLEYFIRFWRGDLNGGMGRFHILFLFFVSLMFAISLVSLFGYHIYLTLMNRTTLEAFRAPIFRIGGPDKNGYNLGKYANFQEVFGDNWRLWFLPVYSSVGDGLTYTTQKQHQMQSYDSMGDTTQQSSQHHQLIRRDYGMPPNAAGGTIGPISAATAATNGAEPNGLVDIISVKPAPVEMTASNAAAAANDGDSTVIVMPVLDTANGNVIINMKNMETCNDDEQQECAVANA
- the LOC129243988 gene encoding palmitoyltransferase ZDHHC20-B isoform X4, with product MPATMGNYDSDGKKSTPCASCMAALKWIPVIFISAVIAWSYYAYVVQLCLLSIDNTFEKIVFLIFYHIICVLFFWSYWNTIFTPVGTVPSNWRIPEAEIEHIFHADTQDQQKRILENFGKTLPVTNRTLNGSVRFCEKCKIIKPDRAHHCSVCGSCVLKMDHHCPWVNNCVNFTNYKFFVLFLGYALLYCLYVALTSLEYFIRFWRGDLNGGMGRFHILFLFFVSLMFAISLVSLFGYHIYLTLMNRTTLEAFRAPIFRIGGPDKNGYNLGKYANFQEVFGDNWRLWFLPVYSSVGDGLTYTTQKQHQMQSYDSMGDTTQQSSMGDGISYPIRHLEEDAESLLGNSETRIEMEEDVFPETRFHSSYIP
- the LOC129243988 gene encoding palmitoyltransferase ZDHHC20-B isoform X1, giving the protein MPATMGNYDSDGKKSTPCASCMAALKWIPVIFISAVIAWSYYAYVVQLCLLSIDNTFEKIVFLIFYHIICVLFFWSYWNTIFTPVGTVPSNWRIPEAEIEHIFHADTQDQQKRILENFGKTLPVTNRTLNGSVRFCEKCKIIKPDRAHHCSVCGSCVLKMDHHCPWVNNCVNFTNYKFFVLFLGYALLYCLYVALTSLEYFIRFWRSELSQQGDLNGGMGRFHILFLFFVSLMFAISLVSLFGYHIYLTLMNRTTLEAFRAPIFRIGGPDKNGYNLGKYANFQEVFGDNWRLWFLPVYSSVGDGLTYTTQKQHQMQSYDSMGDTTQQSSQHHQLIRRDYGMPPNAAGGTIGPISAATAATNGAEPNGLVDIISVKPAPVEMTASNAAAAANDGDSTVIVMPVLDTANGNVIINMKNMETCNDDEQQECAVANA
- the LOC129243988 gene encoding palmitoyltransferase ZDHHC15B isoform X5, giving the protein MPATMGNYDSDGKKSTPCASCMAALKWIPVIFISAVIAWSYYAYVVQLCLLSIDNTFEKIVFLIFYHIICVLFFWSYWNTIFTPVGTVPSNWRIPEAEIEHIFHADTQDQQKRILENFGKTLPVTNRTLNGSVRFCEKCKIIKPDRAHHCSVCGSCVLKMDHHCPWVNNCVNFTNYKFFVLFLGYALLYCLYVALTSLEYFIRFWRSELSQQGDLNGGMGRFHILFLFFVSLMFAISLVSLFGYHIYLTLMNRTTLEAFRAPIFRIGGPDKNGYNLGKYANFQEVFGDNWRLWFLPVYSSMGDGISYPIRHLEEDAESLLGNSETRIEMEEDVFPETRFHSSYIP
- the LOC129243988 gene encoding palmitoyltransferase ZDHHC20-B isoform X7 — encoded protein: MPATMGNYDSDGKKSTPCASCMAALKWIPVIFISAVIAWSYYAYVVQLCLLSIDNTFEKIVFLIFYHIICVLFFWSYWNTIFTPVGTVPSNWRIPEAEIEHIFHADTQDQQKRILENFGKTLPVTNRTLNGSVRFCEKCKIIKPDRAHHCSVCGSCVLKMDHHCPWVNNCVNFTNYKFFVLFLGYALLYCLYVALTSLEYFIRFWRSELSQQGDLNGGMGRFHILFLFFVSLMFAISLVSLFGYHIYLTLMNRTTLEAFRAPIFRIGGPDKNGYNLGKYANFQEVFGDNWRLWFLPVYSSVGDGLTYTTQKQHQMQSYDSMGDTTQQSSIFCRLMEKWK